The Prochlorococcus sp. MIT 1341 genomic interval TTGCTCTATCAGCTTACTGACTAGAGATTGGAATTCAGGCTGGCAACCTTTGAAGGCCGCTTTATGCCTTATTGGTTCATGTCGAGTTCTTAGATCTGTCAGCATTAGCTGTAAAGCATCGATCTTCGCGTTGGTGATCATTTGCTACAGAGGCTTTTGGCAGGTTATTACGTCGAGAGCCTAATTTCCCTAAGTGCTTCTTTCATCTTTATCTGAGGGACTGAATTGTCACTCGTCACTTCTATAATTTCTCCAATTGAATCAGGCGTCTTTATTGCTTCAATGCAGCAGCGTGCTACGAGCCTTCTAGGAATATAGGCATCTTGTTGCTTGTTTGGACCTGTAAAAAGTATTCCTTGTTCTTCAAGATTGTCTTCAGTCTCTGATAGTCCACCCGGTCTAATTACAGTCCAGTCTAGGCCACTTTTCTCAAGTGCTTCCTCGCCCACCCTTTTCCAAATTAGAATTAAACCAAAGAGATTAAGTGGATGGAGTAAACGACCTGCACACAAAGAACTAACAAGAACCAGTCTTCGAACGC includes:
- a CDS encoding SDR family oxidoreductase; translated protein: MQVKLAISGASGKTGFRIAEEALASGFKVRLLVRKSSLLPETLETCEKYVLSLGDENSLDEAIKGCDALLIATGAKPSFDLTGPARVDACGVQKQVESCKRVGVRRLVLVSSLCAGRLLHPLNLFGLILIWKRVGEEALEKSGLDWTVIRPGGLSETEDNLEEQGILFTGPNKQQDAYIPRRLVARCCIEAIKTPDSIGEIIEVTSDNSVPQIKMKEALREIRLST